A single region of the Gemella sp. zg-570 genome encodes:
- a CDS encoding class I SAM-dependent DNA methyltransferase, translating into MLSNVTYNALKSFIWGIANDCLVDVYDLGDYRKIILPMFVIRRLDAVLEEKHEEVIKKKKELINLGVKDNMDAALFQVAGQNFVNKADFTLKDLKGVSRSKTLKDDFIAYLDGFSSNVQVIIDKFHIRNEIERLSQQDRLGMLIEKFVDPKYNFNNKPVLNEDGTVKIEALDNHSMGTLFEEVIRMFNEETNVTDAGRHFTPRDIVELIADLAFIPIQDKIDSTSYRIYDGAAGTGGMLTVGEQRILELARKIDKNVNINLFGQENSDETYAIAKADMLVKGEGIQADNIRFGSTISQDRFAGETFDFMLSNPPFGTAWRSDLKTYGVNKKEEIIDSRFVINYDENPSFSFLPDIGDPQMLFLANNISKMKTETRLGSRIVEVHNGSSLFTGRAGQGASNLRRYIFEQDLLEAIVALPENLFYNTGIGTYLWILSNKKEDRRKGKVQLIDARNMKEALRKNLGSKNCEIPGDIRKEIVKLYLDFDKADKEKSLVFDNKDFGHIAIDVLVPLRLKMLVSDEALNSLKDFDKSLYEIVVKVLEIESSSFNNFMQLVEEEVKSSKLKLPAKAKRLIRDLLTQVSEDGEIVLDSKGNPESNKELKDSEIIPLNYEGGIEAYLENEILPYKKDAFFDMKSKQIGYEISFTKYFYKPKELRNIDEIIKDIEEIEKNTKGLLSSILEGIR; encoded by the coding sequence ATGTTAAGTAACGTAACATATAACGCCCTAAAATCATTTATTTGGGGGATAGCAAATGACTGTTTAGTAGATGTATACGACCTAGGAGATTACCGAAAGATAATACTACCTATGTTTGTAATAAGAAGACTAGACGCAGTCTTAGAAGAAAAACACGAAGAAGTAATAAAAAAGAAAAAAGAACTAATTAACTTAGGCGTAAAAGACAATATGGATGCAGCCCTATTTCAAGTTGCAGGGCAAAACTTTGTAAATAAGGCAGACTTCACCCTAAAAGACCTAAAAGGAGTTAGCAGAAGCAAAACACTAAAAGACGACTTTATAGCCTACTTAGATGGCTTTTCATCAAATGTTCAAGTAATCATTGATAAATTTCATATAAGAAATGAAATTGAAAGATTATCTCAGCAAGATAGGCTGGGCATGCTCATAGAAAAATTTGTAGATCCAAAATACAACTTTAACAACAAACCCGTTTTAAATGAAGACGGCACAGTAAAAATTGAAGCCCTAGACAATCATTCCATGGGAACCCTATTTGAAGAAGTAATAAGAATGTTCAATGAAGAAACCAATGTAACAGATGCTGGAAGACACTTTACACCAAGAGATATAGTAGAACTTATTGCCGACTTAGCCTTTATCCCTATTCAAGATAAAATCGACTCAACATCCTATAGAATATACGACGGGGCAGCAGGTACTGGTGGTATGCTGACAGTGGGAGAACAAAGAATATTAGAACTTGCTAGGAAGATAGACAAAAATGTTAATATAAACTTATTCGGTCAGGAAAACTCTGATGAAACCTATGCCATTGCCAAGGCGGATATGCTGGTAAAGGGTGAGGGTATACAGGCTGATAATATCCGATTCGGTTCTACAATATCACAAGATAGGTTTGCAGGAGAAACTTTTGACTTTATGCTATCTAATCCCCCCTTTGGGACTGCCTGGAGGTCAGACTTAAAAACATACGGAGTTAATAAAAAAGAAGAAATAATAGACAGTAGATTTGTTATTAACTATGATGAAAATCCAAGTTTTTCATTCCTGCCTGATATAGGAGACCCCCAAATGTTATTTTTAGCCAATAATATTAGTAAGATGAAAACAGAAACCAGGCTTGGAAGTAGGATTGTAGAAGTTCACAACGGTTCTTCCTTATTTACAGGAAGGGCAGGACAGGGGGCAAGTAATTTAAGAAGATATATTTTTGAACAAGACTTACTAGAAGCTATAGTCGCATTACCAGAAAATCTTTTCTACAATACGGGTATCGGAACATATCTTTGGATTTTATCCAATAAAAAAGAAGATAGGAGAAAGGGCAAAGTCCAGCTAATTGATGCAAGAAATATGAAAGAAGCCTTAAGAAAAAATCTTGGAAGTAAAAATTGTGAAATTCCAGGAGATATTAGAAAAGAAATAGTTAAACTTTATCTGGATTTTGATAAGGCTGATAAGGAAAAAAGCCTTGTCTTTGATAATAAGGACTTTGGTCATATTGCCATAGATGTACTTGTGCCATTAAGACTTAAAATGCTTGTTAGTGATGAAGCCCTAAATAGCTTAAAAGATTTTGACAAGTCCTTATATGAAATTGTAGTAAAAGTATTAGAAATAGAAAGTTCTAGCTTTAACAACTTTATGCAATTAGTAGAAGAAGAAGTTAAAAGTTCTAAACTTAAGTTGCCAGCAAAGGCTAAAAGGCTTATTCGTGATTTATTGACACAGGTAAGTGAAGATGGTGAAATAGTCCTTGATAGTAAGGGAAATCCAGAAAGTAATAAAGAGCTGAAAGATAGTGAAATAATTCCCCTTAATTATGAAGGGGGGATTGAAGCCTATCTTGAAAATGAAATACTGCCATATAAGAAAGATGCCTTTTTTGATATGAAATCAAAACAAATAGGCTATGAAATAAGTTTTACTAAGTATTTTTATAAGCCTAAAGAATTAAGAAATATTGATGAAATTATTAAAGATATTGAAGAAATAGAAAAGAATACTAAGGGATTACTTTCATCTATCTTGGAGGGGATTAGATGA
- a CDS encoding helix-turn-helix domain-containing protein, whose protein sequence is MDERFGKFVRQRREEKKINLRRLAEILDIAPAYMSDIEKSRRYPPDREKIEKISNALELNQDEKNYLFDMAAHAKDNTVSPDLPDYIMENDIVRVALRKARDIGAGKEDWERIIKLLDEIEEKKNK, encoded by the coding sequence ATGGACGAAAGATTTGGAAAATTCGTTAGACAAAGACGAGAGGAAAAGAAGATTAATTTAAGGAGACTAGCTGAAATATTAGATATCGCACCAGCTTATATGAGTGATATTGAAAAATCAAGGAGATATCCACCCGACAGAGAAAAAATTGAAAAAATTTCTAATGCTTTAGAATTAAATCAAGATGAAAAAAATTATCTTTTTGATATGGCAGCACATGCAAAAGATAATACCGTATCTCCAGACTTACCTGATTATATTATGGAAAATGATATTGTAAGAGTGGCACTTAGGAAGGCAAGAGATATTGGTGCAGGTAAAGAAGACTGGGAAAGGATAATTAAATTACTTGATGAAATTGAAGAAAAGAAAAATAAATAA
- the guaA gene encoding glutamine-hydrolyzing GMP synthase, with product MNKHEFILVLDFGSQYNQLITRRVRELGVYSELHDKEISIEKIRELNPKGIILSGGPNSVYEENSMTLDDEIFNLGIPVLGICYGMQLMQHKLGGKVESATSREYGAHPINVKEDAVLFKDTPNTQTVLMSHSDKVVKLADGFEIVASSHNCPIAAAQDKKRNFYCFQFHPEVRHSEYGYDLLRNFVRNVCACKADWTMQAFIEENIVKIREKVGKDKVLCALSGGVDSSVVAALLHRAIGDQLICMFVDHGLLRKGEAESVMETFGKKFEMNLMKIDARERFLSKLKGVADPEKKRKIIGNEFVYVFDEECAKLDDVPWLAQGTLYTDVIESGTKTAQTIKSHHNVGGLPEDMKFELIEPLNTLFKDEVRALGEVLGLPREIVWRQPFPGPGLGIRILGEVTEEKLEIVRNSDFILRDVIAKRGLDSEIWQYFTALPNIRSVGVMGDVRTYDYTVVVRAVTSIDGMTASWAHIPFEVLEEISARIVNEVAHVNRVVYDITSKPPSTIEWE from the coding sequence ATGAATAAGCATGAATTTATTTTAGTCCTTGACTTTGGTAGTCAATACAACCAACTTATTACTCGCCGTGTTCGTGAACTTGGAGTTTATTCTGAACTTCATGACAAGGAAATATCAATCGAGAAAATAAGAGAACTTAATCCCAAGGGAATTATTTTATCCGGCGGTCCTAATTCAGTATATGAAGAAAATTCTATGACTCTTGATGACGAAATATTTAATTTAGGAATACCAGTGCTGGGAATTTGTTACGGAATGCAACTTATGCAGCACAAACTTGGTGGTAAAGTCGAATCAGCAACAAGTCGTGAATACGGAGCTCACCCAATTAATGTAAAAGAGGATGCCGTACTATTTAAAGATACGCCAAATACTCAAACTGTTCTTATGAGCCATTCAGACAAGGTGGTTAAACTTGCAGACGGTTTTGAAATAGTAGCATCTAGCCACAACTGCCCAATAGCAGCGGCACAAGACAAAAAACGTAATTTTTATTGTTTCCAATTCCATCCCGAAGTACGCCATTCAGAATATGGTTACGACTTGCTAAGAAACTTTGTGCGTAATGTCTGTGCTTGTAAAGCTGACTGGACAATGCAAGCCTTTATTGAAGAAAATATTGTAAAAATAAGAGAAAAAGTTGGAAAAGATAAGGTGCTTTGTGCCTTGTCAGGTGGAGTAGATTCTTCAGTAGTTGCAGCCTTATTACACAGAGCAATAGGCGACCAATTAATATGTATGTTTGTTGACCACGGTCTGTTGCGTAAGGGAGAAGCGGAAAGTGTAATGGAAACTTTTGGCAAAAAATTTGAAATGAATTTAATGAAAATAGATGCACGCGAAAGATTTTTATCAAAATTAAAAGGCGTAGCCGACCCAGAGAAAAAACGTAAAATTATTGGTAATGAATTTGTCTATGTATTTGATGAAGAATGTGCAAAATTAGATGACGTACCTTGGCTTGCCCAAGGAACACTTTATACCGACGTAATAGAATCTGGAACAAAGACTGCCCAAACTATCAAATCACATCACAACGTAGGCGGTCTGCCAGAAGATATGAAATTTGAACTTATCGAACCCCTAAATACCCTATTCAAAGATGAAGTTCGTGCCTTGGGAGAAGTCCTAGGTCTACCACGTGAGATAGTATGGCGTCAACCCTTCCCAGGACCAGGGCTAGGTATTCGCATTCTTGGAGAAGTAACCGAAGAAAAATTAGAAATAGTTCGCAACAGTGATTTTATCCTGCGTGATGTTATCGCAAAAAGAGGTTTAGACAGTGAGATTTGGCAATATTTCACAGCCCTGCCAAACATTCGTTCAGTTGGAGTAATGGGAGATGTGCGTACCTATGACTACACAGTAGTAGTTCGTGCTGTAACAAGTATCGACGGCATGACAGCTAGCTGGGCACATATTCCATTTGAAGTTCTAGAAGAAATTTCAGCCCGTATCGTAAATGAAGTAGCCCACGTAAATCGTGTAGTCTACGACATAACATCAAAACCACCAAGCACGATAGAGTGGGAGTAG
- a CDS encoding ketopantoate reductase family protein produces the protein MKILFAGAGALGSRFAYMLHKNGEDVTLIDSWKDHVEKIKTEGLKVIIDDKEQGYFKIPMFYPEELTGQYDVVFVATKSMQLRSMMETLKPFLKPTTKIICILNGLGHVDTLKEYVDPENILIGVTVWTSGLGGAGVLNAHGTGKTEIKQVSEQSTEVAKEIVERFNKAGLNLHYSDNVFQSIWHKAGLNCVLNAYCTIIDCNIGEYGSYARHQELTDMILREVVAVGRAEGVDVKHEVISANISRIFPAELAGLHYPSLTQDMKNGRLTEIDYLNGAVSRLGRKHKIATPVCDLATELIHIKEFLGGNK, from the coding sequence ATGAAAATTTTATTTGCAGGAGCAGGTGCTTTAGGTTCACGTTTTGCTTACATGTTACACAAAAATGGAGAAGATGTAACCCTAATAGATTCTTGGAAAGACCACGTTGAAAAAATCAAGACAGAAGGTCTAAAAGTAATCATAGATGACAAAGAACAAGGATATTTTAAAATCCCTATGTTCTATCCAGAAGAATTAACAGGTCAATACGACGTAGTATTTGTAGCGACAAAATCTATGCAGCTACGCTCCATGATGGAAACACTAAAACCATTTTTAAAACCAACAACAAAAATAATCTGTATCCTAAATGGTCTTGGTCATGTCGATACACTAAAAGAATATGTCGACCCAGAAAATATTTTAATCGGAGTTACAGTTTGGACAAGTGGTTTAGGAGGAGCAGGAGTTCTAAATGCTCACGGAACTGGTAAAACAGAAATAAAACAAGTTTCTGAACAAAGTACAGAAGTTGCCAAAGAAATTGTTGAAAGATTTAATAAAGCTGGCTTGAATTTACATTACTCTGATAACGTCTTCCAGTCAATTTGGCACAAGGCAGGCCTTAACTGCGTTTTAAATGCCTACTGTACAATTATCGACTGTAATATTGGTGAATACGGTTCTTACGCCCGCCATCAAGAATTAACAGATATGATTTTAAGAGAAGTAGTAGCAGTAGGACGAGCAGAAGGTGTAGATGTTAAACATGAAGTTATTTCGGCCAACATCAGCAGAATATTCCCAGCCGAATTGGCAGGCTTACACTACCCATCACTAACTCAAGATATGAAAAACGGCCGTTTAACAGAAATAGATTATTTAAACGGAGCAGTATCACGTCTGGGACGTAAACACAAGATAGCAACACCAGTTTGCGATTTAGCAACAGAATTAATCCACATCAAAGAATTTTTAGGTGGTAATAAATAA
- a CDS encoding ABC transporter permease: MKVLNKDILREIWSTKSKFISIMIIMFLGVFVFTGLKETPPTMKNTVNKYFKEINMYDLKITNNFYLDSSDIEVIKNYKWVEAIESYYTKEVAMSKMEDKKVNIYSMPENIAKVKLVAGRLPENDTEIVLTEALKNKFNLNEEVSISYDNKKDEFTSLELKNKVYKIVGFVYGADMPESSSNNSANVNFFAFVNKNNFEADKYAGVNILLKNIDRKDFTREEYYTEVNKYRDELVEILKIEQTKHDKNFQEESKKTIAENRDKLVKAKNQLSLANDNLEAIKNFLPAEYEARKIELSKFENEIKEQEELFNLTSEKLAKTHYPRFSVNNIKGNKQYAQFINSTAGLTSLANIFSIFLFGVAILVSLTSLTRMIEENRSNIGTLKSLGYANSSIAKKYYIYGMLSAVGGGIFGVVAAYLVIVPIVYNSYARFLIFRIPLIRPDIKIIVLSIFIAVACVIIAVYLPLRKILQEKAAYLLRPKAPKNGSRIFLEHLTFIWKRLSFLRKVTFRNIFRYKLRMLMTIFGVLGCLALMFLGFGIRFGVQNISYEQFNVISKYDLIASYNPYITASQKEKLFASIENNTNIEASSKINISSATIEKNNEILDNVAIFTINNDLEDYFTIKNNSKKIKINDNGVVINEKLAYLHNLKVGDTFKIILNEKEYSLKVAAINTNYFGHTIFMTKNYYEKVFADTYTDNSFLIKANHNKEQVKNIINEIEKNNNVVYIQNNLSYKDLLNNVVEGIDIIVVVIVLCSTALAIVVLYNLININISERIRELSTIKVLGFYPAEVTSYVFREIFYLALIGIILGNFVGNILYRAIILDLTARDSMFEPTSSIWVYIISTSITLIIVLLLMLVMHSRLKKVNMIEALKSLE; this comes from the coding sequence ATGAAAGTTTTAAATAAAGATATACTTAGAGAAATTTGGTCAACAAAATCAAAATTCATTTCTATTATGATTATTATGTTTCTTGGTGTATTTGTTTTTACGGGTTTAAAAGAAACTCCACCCACAATGAAAAATACGGTAAACAAATATTTCAAGGAAATAAATATGTACGACTTGAAGATAACTAATAATTTTTACTTGGATAGTAGCGATATAGAAGTAATAAAAAATTATAAGTGGGTAGAGGCTATTGAGAGTTATTACACTAAAGAAGTAGCCATGTCTAAAATGGAAGATAAAAAAGTCAATATCTATTCAATGCCTGAAAATATAGCCAAAGTTAAGTTAGTTGCTGGTCGTCTACCAGAAAATGATACAGAAATAGTCTTGACCGAGGCCTTGAAAAATAAATTTAATCTTAATGAAGAAGTAAGTATCAGTTATGACAACAAAAAAGATGAATTTACAAGCCTAGAATTAAAAAACAAAGTTTATAAAATTGTAGGTTTTGTTTATGGGGCAGATATGCCAGAAAGTTCTAGCAACAACTCTGCCAATGTGAATTTTTTTGCCTTTGTTAATAAAAATAACTTTGAAGCTGACAAGTATGCCGGTGTCAATATCCTCTTAAAAAATATTGACAGAAAAGATTTTACAAGAGAAGAATACTACACAGAAGTTAATAAATATCGTGATGAATTAGTAGAAATTTTAAAAATAGAACAGACTAAACACGACAAGAATTTTCAAGAAGAAAGTAAAAAAACTATTGCTGAAAATAGGGACAAGCTAGTCAAGGCTAAAAATCAATTAAGTCTTGCAAATGATAACTTAGAGGCAATAAAAAACTTTCTGCCAGCAGAATACGAAGCTAGAAAAATTGAACTTAGCAAATTTGAAAATGAGATAAAAGAACAGGAGGAACTTTTTAATCTTACTTCGGAAAAACTGGCTAAGACTCATTATCCACGCTTTAGTGTTAATAATATCAAGGGCAACAAGCAGTACGCCCAGTTTATCAACTCAACAGCTGGCTTAACCTCCCTAGCAAATATTTTTTCTATTTTCTTATTTGGCGTAGCAATCTTAGTCTCATTAACAAGCCTTACAAGGATGATTGAAGAGAATAGAAGCAACATCGGCACTTTAAAATCTCTTGGTTATGCTAATTCAAGTATTGCCAAAAAATATTATATTTATGGTATGTTATCGGCAGTTGGTGGTGGAATATTTGGAGTTGTTGCTGCCTACTTGGTTATTGTACCTATTGTATACAATTCTTACGCCCGTTTCTTAATTTTTCGCATCCCCCTAATAAGACCTGATATAAAAATTATAGTTTTATCAATTTTTATTGCGGTAGCCTGTGTGATAATTGCAGTTTATCTACCACTTAGAAAAATTTTACAAGAAAAAGCCGCCTACCTACTAAGACCCAAAGCACCAAAAAATGGTTCACGCATTTTTTTGGAACATCTAACATTTATTTGGAAAAGGTTAAGTTTTTTACGCAAGGTAACCTTTAGAAATATTTTTCGCTATAAGCTTCGTATGCTGATGACAATTTTTGGAGTTTTAGGTTGTCTTGCCCTCATGTTTTTAGGGTTTGGTATTCGTTTTGGTGTGCAAAATATTTCCTATGAACAATTTAATGTTATAAGCAAGTATGACCTTATAGCATCTTACAATCCTTATATAACTGCTAGTCAAAAAGAAAAATTGTTTGCTAGCATAGAAAATAATACAAATATTGAAGCCAGTAGCAAGATTAATATCAGTTCAGCAACCATAGAAAAAAATAATGAAATATTGGATAATGTAGCCATATTCACCATAAACAATGACTTAGAAGACTACTTCACCATAAAAAATAATTCTAAGAAGATTAAAATAAATGACAATGGAGTTGTAATAAATGAAAAATTAGCCTATCTTCATAACTTGAAAGTGGGAGATACTTTTAAAATAATTTTAAATGAAAAAGAATATAGTCTAAAAGTTGCGGCAATAAATACAAATTATTTTGGACATACAATTTTTATGACTAAAAATTATTACGAAAAAGTTTTTGCTGATACTTACACAGACAATAGTTTTTTAATTAAGGCTAATCACAATAAGGAGCAAGTAAAAAATATTATTAATGAAATTGAAAAAAATAATAATGTAGTTTATATACAAAATAATCTAAGCTATAAAGATTTACTAAATAATGTAGTTGAAGGAATAGATATTATAGTAGTAGTAATCGTATTATGCTCTACTGCCCTTGCCATTGTCGTCTTGTACAATTTAATTAATATAAATATTTCAGAAAGAATTAGGGAGTTATCAACCATCAAAGTATTAGGATTTTATCCTGCTGAAGTTACCTCCTATGTATTCAGAGAAATTTTTTACCTAGCCCTAATAGGAATTATCCTTGGAAATTTTGTCGGCAACATACTATACAGAGCAATTATTTTAGATTTAACTGCCCGTGATAGCATGTTTGAACCCACTTCATCTATTTGGGTATATATTATTTCTACCAGCATCACCTTAATTATAGTTTTACTGCTCATGTTGGTAATGCACAGTCGCCTAAAAAAAGTAAATATGATAGAAGCCTTAAAGAGTCTTGAATAA
- a CDS encoding ABC transporter ATP-binding protein, whose product MNKIIVKNLVKEYGENENKFRANDDISFEINEGEFVVILGPSGAGKSTLLNILGGMDRASSGYIDIFGSQITNFSERELTKYRREIIGFVFQFYNLIPNLTVLENVELASQIVENHKDAKEVLDRVGLKHRKNNFPSQISGGEQQRVAVARAIAKNPKILLCDEPTGALDHNTGKNILRILKDYAKDEQKTVIVITHNSTIAQVADKVIEIYDAKVRNIIINDKPKNINEVEW is encoded by the coding sequence ATGAATAAAATTATTGTAAAAAATTTAGTAAAAGAATATGGCGAAAATGAAAATAAATTTAGGGCAAATGATGATATAAGTTTTGAAATTAATGAGGGAGAATTTGTCGTAATATTAGGACCGTCAGGTGCTGGCAAATCTACTCTTTTAAATATTTTAGGTGGAATGGACAGGGCAAGCAGTGGTTACATAGATATATTTGGCAGTCAGATTACAAATTTTTCTGAAAGAGAATTAACAAAATATCGCAGGGAAATTATCGGTTTTGTTTTTCAATTTTATAACTTAATACCTAATTTAACAGTCTTAGAAAATGTTGAGTTGGCAAGTCAGATAGTAGAAAATCATAAGGACGCAAAAGAAGTTTTAGATAGGGTGGGACTGAAACACAGAAAAAACAATTTTCCCTCGCAAATATCAGGTGGCGAGCAGCAAAGGGTAGCAGTAGCTAGGGCCATTGCCAAAAACCCTAAAATTCTGCTTTGTGATGAACCAACAGGAGCCCTTGACCACAATACAGGAAAAAATATTTTAAGAATTTTGAAAGACTATGCAAAAGATGAGCAAAAAACAGTTATAGTAATCACCCACAACAGCACCATTGCCCAAGTAGCCGACAAGGTTATAGAAATATATGACGCAAAAGTTAGAAATATTATTATTAACGACAAACCAAAAAATATAAATGAAGTTGAGTGGTAG
- a CDS encoding type III pantothenate kinase yields MIFALDVGNTNIVIGVFDKEYQLKYYWRISTDSTKTEDELYVIIRNFFIDKNIKFESFDGVIISSVVPTMLFALELLSKKYFKKEAIIVSNNINTGLKVPEPYTDKLGADRIVDIVGAKVFNYLPAIIVDFGTATTFDYVDENMVYRGGIICPGINISADALYEKSAQLPRVEIEAVDSALGMDTVSQMQAGLFFGFIGQFENIIVNMKKEIKKEVNVVLTGGLSKLFAKYSNQVNIVDEELTLKGIIELYKLNSK; encoded by the coding sequence ATGATTTTTGCACTTGATGTTGGCAATACTAATATAGTAATAGGAGTTTTTGACAAGGAGTATCAACTTAAATATTATTGGCGTATCTCAACCGATAGCACAAAGACAGAAGATGAACTTTATGTTATCATCAGAAATTTTTTTATCGACAAAAATATTAAATTTGAAAGTTTTGACGGAGTGATAATATCTAGCGTTGTACCAACCATGTTATTTGCTTTGGAATTACTAAGTAAAAAATATTTTAAAAAAGAAGCTATTATCGTTTCTAATAATATAAATACAGGGCTTAAAGTCCCAGAACCTTATACAGATAAACTGGGGGCTGACAGAATTGTCGACATAGTCGGAGCAAAAGTTTTTAACTATTTGCCTGCCATAATTGTTGATTTTGGTACAGCTACAACATTTGACTATGTAGATGAAAATATGGTTTATCGTGGTGGAATTATCTGCCCAGGAATAAATATTAGTGCTGACGCCCTATATGAAAAATCCGCCCAACTTCCTCGTGTTGAAATAGAAGCAGTAGACTCAGCACTTGGTATGGATACAGTATCCCAAATGCAAGCTGGTTTATTTTTTGGTTTCATCGGTCAATTTGAAAATATTATTGTCAATATGAAAAAAGAAATTAAAAAAGAGGTCAACGTCGTCTTAACAGGAGGTTTATCAAAATTATTTGCCAAATATAGTAATCAAGTAAATATAGTTGACGAAGAATTAACCCTAAAAGGAATTATTGAACTTTATAAACTAAATTCAAAATAA
- the hslO gene encoding Hsp33 family molecular chaperone HslO, producing MKDYLIRGLALNDEIRFFATRTTKLVEEIRLRHNACPTAIAAVGRTATATAMIGAMQKSGDIVDIRVRGSGPIGQILATANEDGQVRAYATNMQLHLPSKGKGKLDVAGVVGTEGEIIIIKDLGLQEKYTTSSPLVSGEIAEDFTYYFAKSEQVASAVSLGVLVDTDNSILAAGGFIIQVLPFASEETISKLEEVLKNIRPISTLINEDKSLEDIVKILFDGNYRILKENKIEFKCSCSKEKYAKALVTLGREELEDMLKDEHIETVCAFCNEKYEFSQKEIKELIDKL from the coding sequence TTGAAAGATTATTTGATAAGAGGTTTAGCCCTTAATGACGAAATTAGGTTTTTCGCTACAAGAACAACAAAACTTGTCGAAGAAATTAGATTAAGACACAATGCTTGCCCAACTGCCATAGCCGCTGTTGGAAGAACTGCAACAGCTACTGCAATGATTGGAGCAATGCAAAAAAGCGGAGATATAGTTGATATTCGTGTACGGGGTAGCGGACCGATAGGACAAATACTAGCAACAGCAAATGAAGACGGTCAAGTTCGTGCCTACGCTACAAATATGCAACTCCACCTACCTAGCAAGGGCAAGGGAAAACTTGATGTTGCTGGCGTGGTTGGAACTGAAGGAGAAATAATAATTATAAAAGACCTGGGTCTGCAAGAAAAATATACGACAAGCTCACCCCTAGTGTCTGGAGAAATTGCAGAAGACTTCACCTACTACTTTGCAAAAAGTGAACAAGTAGCCTCTGCCGTATCCCTAGGAGTTTTAGTTGATACAGATAATTCTATACTTGCGGCTGGTGGTTTTATTATCCAAGTTCTTCCCTTTGCCAGCGAAGAAACAATAAGTAAACTGGAAGAAGTCTTAAAAAATATAAGACCAATTTCTACTTTAATTAATGAGGACAAGTCATTAGAAGATATAGTCAAAATACTTTTTGATGGTAATTACAGAATTTTAAAAGAAAATAAAATAGAATTTAAGTGTAGTTGTTCAAAAGAAAAATATGCCAAAGCACTGGTTACTCTTGGACGTGAGGAATTGGAAGATATGTTAAAAGATGAACATATAGAGACAGTCTGTGCATTTTGCAATGAAAAATACGAATTTTCCCAAAAAGAAATAAAAGAATTGATTGACAAATTATAA
- a CDS encoding xanthine phosphoribosyltransferase: MQLLQNMVKQDGKVYPNNVLKVDSFINHQIDPSLMIEMASALHNYFKEKNVTRVLTIEASGIAPAILVANLFNVPMVFAKKSLPSTLVRDSFYQAEVHSYTKNVTNNIIVSKDFLKKEDRVLIIDDFLAKGQAVLGLAKLVAQAEAQLVGAGILIEKSFQDGRKLLEEENIDVCSLCRLSSLENEEIKFNLADDEK, translated from the coding sequence ATGCAGCTACTTCAAAATATGGTAAAACAAGACGGTAAGGTTTATCCGAATAATGTACTAAAAGTTGATTCATTTATCAATCACCAAATCGACCCAAGCTTAATGATAGAAATGGCAAGTGCCCTACACAATTACTTTAAAGAAAAAAATGTTACAAGGGTACTTACTATCGAAGCAAGTGGGATCGCCCCTGCAATCCTTGTAGCAAATCTTTTTAACGTACCTATGGTTTTTGCGAAAAAAAGCCTACCCTCTACCCTAGTTAGAGATAGTTTTTATCAAGCAGAAGTCCATAGTTACACAAAAAATGTTACAAATAATATTATAGTATCAAAAGATTTCTTAAAAAAAGAAGATAGGGTGCTTATTATTGATGACTTCTTGGCTAAGGGGCAAGCTGTTTTAGGTTTAGCAAAATTAGTAGCTCAAGCTGAAGCTCAATTAGTTGGTGCTGGCATATTAATAGAAAAAAGTTTTCAAGACGGGCGTAAATTATTAGAAGAAGAAAATATTGATGTTTGTTCGCTATGTCGCTTGTCATCTTTAGAAAATGAAGAAATTAAATTTAATTTAGCTGATGATGAAAAATAA